Part of the Nitrospirota bacterium genome, GTTCCTTCTATTCCAGGCTGTCATACTCAAGGAGATACATGGGATGAGTTACTTCAAAATATTTATGAAGCAATAGAGGCTTGCTTATCTGTTGACATAGATGGCATTGAATTAAAGCCGGAAGATAGAGTAATGGAAATTGCTGTATGAAAAGCATATCAGGAAGAGATTTGTGTAACATTTTGGAGAAAAAAGGTCGGCAATTGAAAAAGATACATGGTGAGCGGGCAAGGTCAAATTCACGGACAGGTTCTATAACAGTAAACTGTGCCGGATGGAGACTTTACCCATAAAGAGCTCTAAGGGCTGCCTTGGGTTCACGTGATACTATAGTGAGCAGGGCTGCAGCAGCACCTCTCGGATGCCTGCGATGCTGTTCCCAATTTTGTAAGGTCTTTACTTTTACCCCGATTAGTTGGGCAAACATGGTCTGTGATAGTCCCGTCTTTTGCCTGATTTCTTTTACATCAAGAACCTCTACATTGAATTTCATGGAAGGTTTCAATTCTTTACGAGAGATTGCCGCTGCCTCTTTAAGGCTTTTGGTAAGTTCCGTAAATAATTCTTTATCCATGCTCTATCTCCTTTACTAACTGTTTTAAAATTGTGGTTTCTTCTGTTGTGAGAGTAAACATTGTCCTGCGAGTATCGAG contains:
- a CDS encoding type II toxin-antitoxin system HicB family antitoxin, with the protein product MKLKVIVHNAEEGGFWAEVPSIPGCHTQGDTWDELLQNIYEAIEACLSVDIDGIELKPEDRVMEIAV
- a CDS encoding helix-turn-helix domain-containing protein, which codes for MDKELFTELTKSLKEAAAISRKELKPSMKFNVEVLDVKEIRQKTGLSQTMFAQLIGVKVKTLQNWEQHRRHPRGAAAALLTIVSREPKAALRALYG